One Gordonia sp. SID5947 genomic region harbors:
- a CDS encoding alpha/beta hydrolase: protein MRSIRGMHVVVDGAGPPVVLCGGLGGNWFDWDEVAGLLADEHTVIRIDRPGYGMSAPEPGFPTVRGEAARIRVVLDELGVDVPAVLVGHSLGGFYAEAFARLYPELTAGLVWLDTSLAQPAPGRCRSSTKAARARRVARFLTALGLTSLFGPVVYRVALGSKYPDGLSSSTRRRADRVFCRGEYLEALMVELSAFDSLGREVVDIRSRFSLRGPGVVAAVQGRRRTWASARWIKQQKSFAVAMSAAFVVLGPAAHHVMIDRAPVVAAVICRLTVRNDHSE, encoded by the coding sequence ATGAGGTCGATCCGGGGAATGCACGTCGTCGTCGACGGGGCCGGGCCGCCTGTCGTACTCTGCGGTGGGCTGGGGGGGAACTGGTTCGACTGGGACGAGGTCGCGGGTCTTCTCGCCGACGAGCACACCGTGATAAGGATCGATCGGCCCGGTTACGGTATGAGCGCGCCCGAGCCCGGGTTCCCGACAGTTCGCGGTGAGGCCGCGCGGATCCGAGTCGTACTCGATGAACTCGGAGTCGACGTCCCGGCCGTGCTGGTAGGTCATTCTCTCGGCGGCTTCTACGCCGAGGCATTCGCTCGTCTGTACCCCGAGCTGACCGCCGGCCTCGTCTGGCTCGACACCTCTCTCGCACAACCGGCGCCGGGTCGATGCCGCTCCTCGACGAAGGCTGCGCGTGCCCGCCGAGTCGCTCGTTTCCTGACGGCACTGGGACTGACCAGTTTGTTCGGACCGGTGGTGTACCGCGTGGCACTCGGGTCGAAGTATCCCGATGGTCTGTCGAGCTCCACACGAAGACGCGCTGATCGCGTCTTCTGTCGAGGCGAGTATCTCGAGGCGCTGATGGTCGAACTCTCGGCATTCGATTCGCTGGGGAGGGAGGTCGTCGACATAAGGTCTCGCTTCTCGCTTCGCGGACCCGGCGTGGTCGCGGCGGTCCAGGGTCGCCGTCGCACATGGGCGTCGGCACGGTGGATCAAGCAGCAGAAGAGCTTCGCGGTGGCGATGAGCGCCGCCTTCGTCGTCCTCGGACCGGCAGCACATCACGTGATGATCGACCGGGCTCCGGTGGTTGCGGCGGTCATCTGCCGGTTGACCGTCCGCAACGACCATTCCGAATAG
- a CDS encoding DUF1345 domain-containing protein gives MTEPRNTVAGYVSTIIEFLVVVLAVWSIIAGDIWSLIAWEATAVVYLAGGALVYRRMSVMDLTDSRSGLLDTLSWIFPLVASLAGANAAVFSLIGLSGDAASSVSAGVAAGLGVLGIVVAWALLHLGFSNLYGTLFDRSADVGPALSFPGKSVPGFAEFLYLALTVGTSFATSDVEIRSTSMRILVVTHSVISFFYNALVVAAAFQLLQRLAVG, from the coding sequence ATGACTGAACCGCGTAACACCGTTGCCGGCTACGTCAGCACCATCATCGAGTTCTTGGTGGTGGTACTTGCCGTATGGAGCATCATCGCCGGAGACATCTGGTCCTTGATCGCGTGGGAGGCGACTGCAGTCGTCTATCTGGCGGGCGGGGCCCTTGTCTACCGGCGCATGTCGGTCATGGATCTCACGGACAGCCGGTCGGGACTACTCGACACCTTGTCGTGGATCTTTCCGCTGGTGGCCAGTCTTGCTGGGGCAAATGCCGCGGTGTTCTCCCTCATCGGACTGTCCGGAGACGCCGCGTCCTCGGTGTCCGCCGGCGTGGCCGCCGGTCTCGGCGTTCTCGGGATCGTCGTGGCGTGGGCGCTTCTACATCTGGGGTTCAGCAACCTTTACGGCACGTTGTTCGATCGGAGCGCCGATGTGGGACCGGCCCTCAGCTTCCCAGGAAAGAGCGTTCCGGGATTTGCCGAGTTCCTCTATCTGGCACTAACCGTCGGCACCAGCTTCGCCACGTCTGATGTCGAGATCCGCAGTACGTCGATGCGCATCCTGGTCGTGACCCACAGCGTCATCAGTTTCTTCTACAACGCCCTCGTCGTAGCCGCCGCTTTTCAGCTCCTCCAGCGACTCGCCGTGGGTTGA
- a CDS encoding alcohol dehydrogenase catalytic domain-containing protein, with the protein MKILGAVLEEVGRPAPFARSRPLTVGELDLAAPGPGELLVRIEAAGLCHSDLSVVDGSRVRPTPMLLGHEAAGIVEMVGSQADADLIGTRVVTTFLPRCGDCAGCRSDGRTPCTVGSVANNEGVLLGGGTRLARDGAEVKHHLGVSGFASHAVVDRRSAVPVPDDVPPAVAAVLGCAVLTGGGAVLNAATPTDGDSIMIVGLGGVGMAALLVALSLELGPVVAVDAMPRKLAIAEELGATAVYAPGDVGDVRANIVVECAGNARAFESAVAATAAGGTTVTVGLPAPSASATISPLSLVAEARTIVGSYLGSAVPSRDIPRYVELWRDGRLPLEKLITARIRLDDLNEAMDVLAAGEEIRQVVEFN; encoded by the coding sequence ATGAAGATTCTCGGAGCAGTACTCGAGGAGGTCGGGCGACCCGCACCGTTCGCGCGGTCGCGACCGCTGACTGTCGGTGAACTGGACCTGGCAGCGCCGGGACCGGGAGAGCTTCTTGTCCGGATCGAGGCCGCGGGCCTGTGTCACTCCGACTTGTCCGTCGTCGACGGAAGCCGGGTGCGCCCGACTCCGATGCTGCTGGGCCACGAGGCCGCGGGCATCGTCGAAATGGTCGGGTCGCAGGCCGACGCCGATCTGATCGGCACACGGGTCGTCACGACGTTCCTCCCCCGGTGCGGCGACTGCGCGGGATGTCGATCGGACGGTCGCACCCCGTGCACGGTCGGATCGGTGGCCAACAACGAGGGTGTGCTCCTCGGTGGCGGAACGCGGCTGGCGCGGGACGGCGCCGAGGTGAAGCACCATCTCGGAGTGTCCGGATTCGCCTCGCATGCCGTTGTCGATCGACGATCGGCGGTACCGGTCCCCGACGACGTCCCGCCTGCGGTGGCTGCTGTCCTCGGCTGCGCAGTGTTGACCGGCGGCGGCGCGGTCCTGAACGCGGCCACTCCGACTGACGGCGACTCCATCATGATTGTCGGCCTCGGCGGCGTCGGCATGGCTGCGCTGCTGGTCGCGCTGTCACTGGAGCTTGGTCCGGTCGTGGCCGTCGACGCGATGCCGCGGAAGTTGGCCATTGCCGAGGAGCTCGGCGCGACCGCGGTTTACGCACCGGGCGACGTCGGCGATGTCCGCGCGAACATCGTCGTGGAGTGTGCCGGCAATGCCCGGGCGTTCGAATCGGCGGTCGCGGCCACAGCGGCCGGAGGGACAACGGTGACCGTGGGCCTACCGGCCCCCTCTGCGTCGGCGACGATCTCACCACTGTCCCTCGTGGCCGAAGCTCGCACCATCGTCGGAAGCTACCTCGGCTCGGCGGTTCCCTCTCGGGACATCCCGCGCTACGTCGAGCTGTGGCGCGACGGACGGTTGCCGTTGGAGAAGCTCATCACCGCACGGATCCGCCTTGACGATCTGAACGAGGCGATGGACGTGCTCGCGGCAGGTGAGGAGATTCGTCAGGTCGTGGAGTTCAACTGA
- a CDS encoding Glu/Leu/Phe/Val dehydrogenase — protein MTTSVLPITTSTSHTPPPSPWMQARQQLQYACDKLGYDDAMRVLLETPRREFTVAVPLRKDDGTIEVFIGHRVQHNSSRGPTKGGLRYSPDVNLDEIRALAMWMTWKCALVDVPYGGAKGGICIDPRAYSTAELERVTRRYTSELLPVIGPEKDIPAPDVGTDEQTMAWIMDTYSVNTGYTVPGAVTGKPLSLGGSAGRGGATSEGVVTVSMLAFARRGIDPRYARAAVQGYGKVGAGAVRLLHDAGVRVVAASDQYGAIYNPDGLDIDAVQVYFETSGKLAGAPGTVEIDRDSLLELDVDLLIPAAVEGCSTRRTPAEFWLG, from the coding sequence ATGACCACCTCGGTGCTGCCCATCACCACGAGTACATCTCACACACCGCCGCCGAGTCCGTGGATGCAGGCGCGCCAACAGTTGCAGTACGCATGCGACAAGCTCGGATATGACGACGCCATGCGCGTCCTGCTCGAAACCCCCCGGCGGGAGTTCACCGTCGCCGTCCCCCTGCGGAAGGACGACGGCACTATCGAGGTGTTCATCGGTCATCGTGTTCAGCACAACTCATCCCGCGGTCCGACCAAGGGTGGCCTCCGTTACAGTCCCGACGTCAACCTCGATGAGATCCGCGCGCTCGCGATGTGGATGACGTGGAAATGCGCACTCGTCGACGTACCATATGGCGGCGCCAAAGGTGGGATCTGCATCGACCCACGCGCATACTCGACCGCCGAACTCGAACGTGTGACCCGTCGTTACACCTCCGAACTCCTGCCGGTCATCGGCCCGGAGAAGGACATCCCGGCTCCGGACGTCGGTACGGACGAACAGACGATGGCGTGGATCATGGACACCTACTCGGTGAATACCGGTTACACCGTTCCCGGGGCGGTCACGGGAAAGCCGCTCTCTCTCGGTGGGTCCGCGGGTCGGGGCGGAGCGACATCGGAAGGCGTTGTGACCGTGTCGATGTTGGCTTTCGCCAGGCGAGGTATCGACCCACGGTACGCACGGGCAGCGGTTCAGGGGTACGGAAAGGTGGGCGCGGGCGCTGTTCGACTACTACACGACGCCGGCGTTCGTGTGGTCGCTGCGAGTGACCAGTACGGAGCGATCTACAACCCGGACGGCCTCGACATCGACGCCGTACAAGTCTATTTCGAGACTTCCGGTAAGCTCGCCGGCGCTCCGGGTACAGTAGAGATCGATCGCGATTCGCTACTCGAACTCGACGTCGACCTTCTCATTCCGGCCGCCGTGGAGGGGTGCTCAACGCGGAGAACGCCCGCCGAGTTCTGGCTCGGGTGA
- a CDS encoding NAD(P)/FAD-dependent oxidoreductase produces MTGTSTPTDHHDPLAEVDVIIVGAGFAGVGMAVQLKQNTDLDFVLLERAQDVGGSWRDNTYPGVACDVPSHLYSYSFAMNPSWSRHFSPGSEICDYIRSVAAEAGIDSALRFGHEMLDARWDDTALRWTVGTPHGEFTGRYLIAATGHLTDPKLPPIPGLEDFDGTIMHSARWDHDVSLRGKRVGVVGSGASAIQVIPAIAGEVDELVVFQRTPAYVIPRRDRAFTTAERRQFQRDEASVDEFRRLIFWGGDYQFAARRRVPQYISEAEQIALNHLDSQVSDPELKRKLTPDYEIGCKRILKSDDYYPTLERPNVTLEDSALGRVEGSVATSVAGNGHGLDVLIFATGFETWDLPSAHRIHGHDGVCLGDQWSTGMQAFNSTTVHNFPNMFLINGPATSLGHNSIVYMIEAQIDYVLGALRWMSTLADDQVLEVDAGREHAYAESLHENAQLTAQLAGGCSSWYVDPRNGKATLSWPNFAHTFRDDCATFEPAPYLVSSGQRETSGFAAAL; encoded by the coding sequence GTGACCGGAACCTCGACACCGACTGACCACCATGATCCCCTTGCCGAGGTCGACGTGATCATCGTCGGCGCCGGCTTCGCAGGCGTCGGAATGGCAGTACAGCTCAAACAGAACACCGACCTCGATTTTGTCCTTCTCGAACGAGCGCAGGACGTCGGGGGCTCGTGGCGAGACAACACGTATCCGGGAGTCGCATGCGATGTCCCCTCACACCTGTATTCATATTCCTTTGCCATGAACCCCTCGTGGAGCCGGCATTTCTCCCCCGGCAGCGAGATCTGCGACTACATCCGCTCAGTGGCCGCGGAGGCGGGGATCGACTCCGCGCTGCGATTCGGACACGAAATGCTCGACGCTCGGTGGGACGACACCGCGCTACGGTGGACTGTCGGCACCCCCCACGGAGAGTTCACCGGCCGGTACCTCATCGCCGCCACCGGTCACCTCACCGACCCGAAACTGCCGCCCATTCCGGGCCTCGAGGACTTCGACGGTACGATCATGCATTCCGCACGCTGGGATCATGACGTCTCATTGCGTGGCAAGCGCGTGGGCGTGGTCGGTTCCGGCGCTTCTGCCATCCAGGTCATCCCGGCGATCGCCGGCGAGGTCGACGAACTGGTGGTCTTCCAAAGGACACCCGCCTACGTCATCCCGCGGCGTGACCGGGCATTCACCACCGCTGAGCGGCGACAGTTCCAGAGAGACGAAGCTTCCGTGGATGAGTTCCGCCGCCTCATCTTCTGGGGTGGTGACTATCAGTTCGCTGCGCGTCGTCGTGTCCCGCAGTACATCTCGGAGGCCGAACAAATCGCGTTGAACCATCTTGATTCCCAGGTCAGCGATCCCGAGCTGAAACGCAAACTGACGCCTGACTACGAGATCGGATGTAAGCGGATCCTGAAGTCGGACGACTATTATCCCACGCTCGAGCGTCCGAACGTGACACTCGAGGACAGCGCGCTCGGACGGGTCGAGGGGTCGGTCGCAACGAGCGTCGCCGGCAATGGTCACGGCCTCGACGTACTGATCTTCGCCACCGGATTCGAGACGTGGGATCTGCCTTCAGCCCACCGAATCCACGGTCACGACGGCGTGTGTCTCGGAGATCAGTGGAGTACCGGTATGCAAGCGTTCAATTCCACCACCGTTCACAACTTCCCCAACATGTTCCTGATCAATGGCCCGGCGACGAGCCTGGGTCATAACTCGATCGTGTACATGATCGAGGCCCAGATCGACTACGTGCTCGGTGCCCTGCGGTGGATGTCCACGCTGGCCGACGACCAGGTCCTCGAGGTCGACGCGGGCCGGGAGCACGCATACGCGGAATCGCTGCACGAGAATGCCCAGCTCACAGCCCAACTCGCTGGTGGGTGCAGCAGTTGGTACGTCGACCCGAGGAACGGTAAGGCAACACTGTCGTGGCCGAACTTCGCCCATACCTTCCGAGATGACTGCGCGACCTTCGAACCCGCTCCCTACCTGGTGAGTTCGGGACAGCGCGAGACGTCCGGATTCGCTGCCGCGCTATGA
- a CDS encoding alpha/beta hydrolase translates to MSSATILEELPITTVEVDGVSVGYTDTGSPTTGRGRPTVVLVHGTGGSARTHFPFLVPMLASRQRVVAIDLVDPNHNELSVEALERQLSAVLEHLMPAGVTLVGYSLGAVVAASLAGHRPDLVDNLVLIAGWMRTDAHQRIRNELWRQLRDSDPSAAQQLSILTAYSPGFLKLRRNTELQAMIDSVQFSAFKDAQMELNRQVDISDAVGAVTAETLIIGCRDDFMVPRHHSKQLFGAIERARYVEVLSGHAVVSERPAELVHWIDTFNADPARYPWGSIIDSPRP, encoded by the coding sequence GTGTCGTCGGCAACGATCTTGGAAGAACTCCCCATCACTACGGTCGAGGTCGACGGAGTGTCGGTCGGGTACACCGACACCGGTTCCCCTACAACAGGTCGGGGCCGTCCGACAGTGGTCCTCGTGCACGGGACGGGCGGGAGTGCTCGAACGCATTTCCCCTTTCTCGTGCCGATGCTCGCGTCACGACAGCGAGTCGTCGCCATCGACCTCGTGGACCCGAACCACAACGAGCTCTCGGTCGAAGCACTCGAACGTCAGCTCTCGGCTGTTCTGGAACATCTGATGCCGGCCGGAGTCACCCTCGTCGGCTACTCCCTGGGCGCCGTCGTGGCAGCGTCATTGGCAGGACACCGCCCCGACCTGGTCGACAACCTCGTCCTGATCGCCGGGTGGATGCGAACGGACGCCCACCAGAGGATTCGCAACGAACTCTGGCGACAGCTCCGTGACTCCGATCCGTCGGCAGCCCAGCAACTCTCGATCCTTACCGCGTACAGCCCCGGATTTCTCAAGTTGCGTCGAAACACAGAACTACAGGCGATGATCGACTCGGTTCAGTTCAGCGCGTTCAAGGACGCCCAGATGGAGCTCAACCGCCAAGTCGATATCTCAGATGCAGTGGGCGCGGTCACCGCGGAGACCTTGATCATCGGCTGCCGGGACGACTTCATGGTTCCGCGCCATCATTCCAAGCAGTTGTTCGGGGCCATCGAGCGCGCCCGTTATGTCGAGGTGTTGTCGGGCCATGCCGTCGTTTCCGAGCGACCGGCCGAGCTAGTCCACTGGATCGACACCTTCAACGCCGACCCCGCGAGATATCCGTGGGGATCGATCATCGACAGCCCCCGCCCATGA
- a CDS encoding molybdopterin-dependent oxidoreductase — translation MSESTTRPGICRICSAHCGVLATVTDGKLVRVTGDPQNPLYQGFTCGKGRALPEIHNSADRLLHSRKRRPTGDFTSIDVEVAMDEIAGRLQHIIDEYGPRAVAVYVGTAALPYPTGPLVANAFTRAINSPMFFTSNSIDQPGKQIAQAAHGHWLGGDILFDDADSWILVGTNPLVTKAAGIPGQNPFVRLRQALKRGMKLIVIDPRISQTAWRATVHIQPRPGEDASILACLVNIIISENLCDTEFLSENAVGFDALAAAVAPFTPEYVGERADVPAQQLVDAARLFADSGSRPGQAHGATGINFSKRGNLTEYLCLVLTTIVGSWQRAGQQVAQANVLMPPFDAKAQAFPPYPGWGYGEKMRVRGLVEAASGMPTSALSEEILLDGDGQVKALICVGGNPMTAWADEQKTYEALQKLDLLVTIDTHMALTAALADYVIAPKVHLEVPASSQMAEQLKYYSSGMGMQSAYAQYSPRLVEPPADSDLTEEWLFFRGLAKRMNLALDVVNFFGSYGGQYMEGPPAYVRLEPDTDITTEQLIAEMCATSRIPLDDVATHQHGHIYDIDAVVKPKDPDCTDKLDVGNAPMMSELGDVRAEDFGAVRDDPAYPLRLIPRRHKTLMNSLGTTIAKLNNGRPFNTVFMHPNTIAALGFHEDAPVTVSSAHGSIPSVIESDRSLRADVVAMHHGFGGLPTDREHFPKRGSNVCRLVDAAADFDPITGIPWQGNIPVNITPRED, via the coding sequence ATGTCGGAATCGACTACCCGCCCGGGAATCTGCCGAATCTGCTCGGCGCACTGTGGCGTACTGGCCACTGTCACCGACGGCAAACTGGTGAGAGTCACCGGCGATCCACAGAATCCGCTCTATCAGGGATTCACCTGCGGCAAAGGCCGCGCTCTACCTGAGATCCACAATTCAGCAGACCGGCTGCTGCACAGCAGGAAACGACGACCGACCGGTGACTTCACCTCCATTGACGTCGAAGTCGCGATGGACGAGATCGCGGGTCGGCTACAGCACATCATCGATGAGTACGGGCCACGTGCCGTGGCGGTGTACGTCGGTACGGCCGCCCTCCCGTACCCGACCGGGCCACTCGTGGCCAATGCTTTCACCAGGGCCATCAACTCACCGATGTTCTTCACGTCCAACTCGATCGATCAGCCCGGCAAGCAGATCGCGCAGGCCGCCCACGGCCACTGGCTCGGTGGTGACATACTGTTCGATGACGCAGACAGCTGGATTCTCGTCGGCACCAACCCGCTCGTCACCAAGGCGGCCGGCATCCCCGGACAGAATCCCTTCGTACGGCTCCGGCAAGCGCTCAAGCGGGGAATGAAGTTGATCGTCATCGATCCCCGGATCTCGCAGACCGCATGGCGCGCAACAGTGCACATCCAGCCGCGCCCGGGTGAAGACGCCTCCATCCTCGCCTGCCTGGTCAACATCATCATCAGCGAGAACCTCTGCGACACAGAGTTCCTCAGCGAGAACGCGGTGGGGTTCGATGCGCTGGCCGCCGCAGTGGCGCCGTTCACCCCTGAGTACGTAGGCGAACGAGCCGACGTCCCGGCCCAGCAGCTCGTCGATGCGGCACGGTTGTTCGCCGACTCCGGTTCGCGGCCGGGACAAGCACACGGTGCGACAGGCATCAACTTCTCCAAACGCGGCAATCTCACGGAGTACCTGTGCTTGGTCCTGACGACTATCGTGGGCAGTTGGCAGCGCGCCGGACAGCAGGTGGCACAGGCGAATGTGCTCATGCCCCCGTTCGACGCGAAAGCGCAGGCGTTCCCGCCATACCCGGGCTGGGGCTACGGCGAGAAGATGCGGGTTCGGGGCCTGGTGGAGGCGGCGTCCGGAATGCCGACCTCGGCGTTGTCGGAGGAAATCCTGCTCGACGGTGACGGACAGGTCAAAGCGCTGATCTGCGTGGGCGGCAATCCGATGACCGCATGGGCAGACGAGCAGAAGACCTACGAGGCGCTACAGAAGCTCGACCTACTGGTCACCATCGACACGCACATGGCGCTGACCGCCGCCCTTGCCGACTATGTGATCGCACCGAAGGTGCACTTGGAGGTGCCTGCGTCCTCTCAGATGGCCGAGCAGCTCAAGTATTACTCCAGCGGGATGGGGATGCAGTCGGCGTACGCCCAGTACTCGCCCCGATTGGTCGAGCCGCCGGCCGACTCCGATCTGACCGAGGAGTGGTTGTTCTTCCGCGGTCTGGCCAAGCGCATGAATCTTGCGCTGGACGTGGTCAACTTCTTCGGCTCATACGGAGGGCAGTACATGGAGGGACCGCCCGCGTACGTTCGCCTGGAACCGGATACCGACATCACGACCGAGCAACTGATCGCCGAAATGTGTGCGACTTCCCGTATTCCGCTCGACGACGTCGCCACCCATCAGCACGGACACATCTATGACATCGACGCGGTGGTGAAGCCGAAGGACCCTGACTGCACGGACAAGCTCGACGTCGGCAACGCACCCATGATGTCCGAGCTCGGCGATGTGCGGGCCGAGGATTTCGGCGCAGTCCGCGACGACCCCGCATACCCTCTCAGGCTCATTCCGCGACGCCACAAAACACTGATGAACTCCTTGGGTACCACGATTGCCAAGCTGAACAACGGCCGACCGTTCAACACCGTCTTCATGCATCCGAACACAATCGCAGCGCTGGGGTTCCACGAGGATGCACCCGTCACGGTTTCCTCGGCGCACGGCAGCATTCCCAGCGTCATCGAATCCGATCGATCTCTACGCGCCGATGTCGTCGCGATGCACCACGGTTTCGGAGGTCTGCCCACCGATCGAGAACACTTCCCGAAGCGTGGGAGCAATGTCTGCCGCCTCGTCGATGCCGCCGCCGACTTCGATCCGATCACCGGAATTCCCTGGCAAGGAAACATTCCGGTGAACATCACACCGCGAGAGGACTGA
- a CDS encoding thioesterase family protein, which translates to MSPTTEFHPPELHSYPAMWRIDTRWEDNDHYGHVNNVKYYSYFDSAVNGWLMHATGVDIRELGAVGLVAESMCTYLRSVSFPDQLMVGLSIERLGRSSVTYSLGLFVEVSAVQVCAATCRFVHVYVDRATRQTVTIPDRIRTAASTIVVAED; encoded by the coding sequence ATGTCCCCCACCACCGAATTCCATCCTCCTGAGCTGCATTCCTATCCGGCGATGTGGCGTATCGACACCCGTTGGGAGGACAATGACCACTACGGCCACGTGAACAACGTCAAGTACTACTCGTACTTCGACTCGGCCGTGAACGGGTGGCTGATGCACGCAACAGGTGTCGACATACGGGAACTCGGGGCCGTCGGACTCGTCGCGGAATCAATGTGCACCTACCTCAGGTCCGTGTCCTTCCCGGACCAGCTGATGGTCGGCCTCTCGATCGAGAGGCTCGGAAGAAGCAGCGTCACATACTCACTCGGGCTGTTCGTCGAGGTGTCCGCCGTCCAGGTGTGCGCGGCAACATGCCGGTTCGTACACGTGTATGTCGATCGCGCGACACGCCAGACCGTCACCATCCCGGACAGAATCCGCACTGCGGCTTCGACAATTGTGGTCGCCGAGGACTGA
- a CDS encoding helix-turn-helix transcriptional regulator yields the protein MTATTSSGSEGRVANGTAQLLLLHELEQHLGHAPLTETRRHRCRWLARRAIELAATDDAEPVHPESGSSDGTLTEREAEVAHAVSLGLTNKAIADRLYISAHTVRFHLANVRRKLGAKNRSELAAMIARSSPL from the coding sequence ATGACAGCGACAACATCGTCCGGGAGCGAAGGGCGAGTCGCGAACGGAACGGCGCAACTCCTCCTTTTGCACGAGTTGGAACAGCACCTAGGACATGCACCGCTCACGGAGACACGACGTCACCGTTGCCGCTGGCTGGCGCGACGCGCGATCGAACTCGCAGCAACTGACGACGCAGAGCCCGTTCATCCCGAATCCGGCTCATCTGACGGCACACTCACCGAGCGGGAGGCCGAAGTTGCTCATGCCGTGAGTCTCGGATTGACGAACAAGGCGATTGCAGATCGGCTCTATATATCTGCACATACCGTGCGCTTTCATCTCGCGAATGTCCGGCGCAAACTGGGTGCCAAGAACCGCAGTGAGTTGGCCGCCATGATCGCGAGGTCCTCGCCCTTGTGA
- a CDS encoding TetR/AcrR family transcriptional regulator, which produces MTAVEPPAEVDGRLLRGSRTREQLLRAALRLFGSKGFHATSMRDLATEAGVSPPSIYNHYASKEAILAAALVAGLKQFQGTVIAPDEDGMPSELRLEGLVRRHVGWQVQNRGDVRAADRLLEMVKTGELLPSSSTAEIEELLQRYRDLFNVLIDDLRDRRGLSLPSTHICVEAVLALCDSCNRWHESDDRDLVQVQNECWFFTANLLGLR; this is translated from the coding sequence GTGACTGCGGTTGAACCCCCGGCAGAGGTTGACGGTCGGCTGCTTCGCGGGTCCCGCACCCGTGAGCAGCTCTTGCGCGCAGCCCTGCGATTGTTCGGCTCGAAGGGATTTCACGCGACAAGCATGCGCGACCTCGCAACCGAGGCGGGGGTCAGCCCTCCGTCGATCTACAACCACTACGCATCCAAAGAAGCGATCCTGGCAGCGGCTCTGGTGGCGGGCCTGAAACAGTTTCAGGGCACGGTCATCGCACCCGACGAGGACGGGATGCCCTCGGAGCTCCGACTCGAAGGACTCGTCCGGCGACACGTCGGGTGGCAGGTCCAGAACCGGGGAGATGTACGCGCAGCAGACCGACTTCTCGAGATGGTCAAAACCGGTGAGCTACTGCCCAGTTCGTCGACTGCTGAGATCGAGGAGTTGCTGCAGCGGTACCGCGACCTGTTCAACGTCCTCATCGACGACCTCCGCGACCGTCGCGGGCTCAGTCTCCCCTCGACCCATATCTGTGTCGAAGCAGTACTCGCCCTCTGTGACAGCTGCAACCGCTGGCACGAGAGCGACGACCGCGACCTCGTGCAAGTCCAGAACGAATGCTGGTTCTTCACCGCCAACTTGCTGGGGCTCCGCTAG